A window of the Gossypium hirsutum isolate 1008001.06 chromosome A05, Gossypium_hirsutum_v2.1, whole genome shotgun sequence genome harbors these coding sequences:
- the LOC107959079 gene encoding protein SODIUM POTASSIUM ROOT DEFECTIVE 3, with amino-acid sequence MKGMDLFCASQASTAICSSVDHRSMVRHGHRRIDRQNSKPYAPCSSQLPIIPRPYHEKSSKNGVKPSDVRRKSSADIHDLKSSPASSTYLLSDRPFIDWLSESDPTVSALVPSQPSKPKLHVSSDDNNNSSALKSSSSARSCDKVVVLRVAIHCKGCEGKLRKHISKMEGVKSFSIDLPTKKVTVIGDVTPSSVLASVSTVKSAQLWPSAAPSQSSQMVKMNY; translated from the exons ATGAAAGGAATGGATCTTTTTTGCGCTTCTCAAGCTTCAACAGCCATCTGCTCTAGCGTGGACCATCGCTCCATGGTCCGCCATGGTCATAGGCGTATTGATCGCCAAAATTCAAAGCCTTATGCACCTTGTTCATCACAATTGCCTATAATCCCTAGGCCATACCATGAAAAGAGTAGCAAGAACGGTGTTAAGCCAAGTGACGTACGTCGAAAAAGCTCAGCAGATATTCATGATCTAAAAAGCTCTCCTGCTTCATCTACATATCTTCTAAGTGATAGACCCTTTATTGATTGGTTATCAGAGTCTGATCCTACTGTCTCAGCATTGGTTCCTTCTCAGCCTTCAAAACCTAAGCTGCATGTAAGCTCCGACGACAACAACAATTCTTCTGCTTTAAAGTCTTCTTCATCTGCTCGGTCTTGCGACAAG GTGGTGGTTTTGAGGGTGGCAATCCATTGCAAAGGATGTGAaggaaaattaagaaaacatatCTCCAAAATGGAAG GAGTGAAATCATTTAGTATAGATTTACCGACAAAGAAAGTGACAGTCATTGGTGACGTGACTCCCTCAAGCGTGTTAGCAAGCGTGTCGACGGTGAAGAGTGCTCAGCTATGGCCATCTGCAGCACCATCTCAATCTTCTCAAATGGTCAAAATGAATTactga